The genomic segment AAAAATAATAGAGAGTCTGAAATGCTTTAGAAATACACTGCCTCCCATTTCAATGTGATTGGGAGGGCATCGTATTTAACTACCTTCTAATTCAATTTTGACTGTTGTTGGTTTTGGGAAAGCTTCATCTGCCGCATATAGAACGAATACTTTTTGATCAATAGGTACCTGATATACTAAATCGACAAGAGACTTATACGGAGAAATATACTGATAGCCATATTTCAAAGCTTTTTCATTATGATTGACATAATCAACGCTGGAATATTCTTTACCATCCAGGGAAGTTAGTGTAAACGTTCCAGGTCGATAGTTTGAATAGGCACCTTCACTTCGAGTATCAGAGTTGTGCATGAAAACAAGAATCGTGATATACCGATAACCGGATTTTTCCTTTAGGTCTAATTTCTTTGGTGTCGGAATAAGTGGTTTAGCGTAAAACAGTTCGTATTTTGCTTTCGGATCGCCCGGGTACGTTTGGATGACACCTCTCTTCATAAGTTTTTTGAGCGCTGTCTCCTGATTGACTGTATTCGAGTCATTCGATGATTTTTTTTCAGAAGATAAATCCTTTAATTTTTGTCCATTAGTTTGCTGTTTTAACGGAGCACTTTGTTGTGGAGCCGTCGATGATTCAGTCGAGGCAAATAGAAATAAGCTCGCGACGCCGACACATAATGAGGTGGCAATCGATCCGAGTGCCCACTTGAAACGACGTTCTGTCGCTTGTGTGTTTTCGACGATACTGCCGAGTGCTGCATTAGGAGTGATCCGGACGGCGCGTTGTGCAGGGAGCAAGGCGCCTAAAACACCTGTGATCACCGGAATGAAGAGCATGATGCTGAGAAAGCCAAGCTCTTGTACTGGAAATTGACCATAAACAAATCCAATCATCCCAAGCGCAGTTAGAAGACCGATCACACCAGCACAAAGTCCTGTGATCATACCCTCGCTTAATACGAGCAAGCGGACTTGTCCGTCGCGCCAGCCGGTTGCTTTGAGTACAGCAAGCTGACTCTTTCGTTCATTGACGTTCTGCCACATAATTTCCGTTGTCGTCAGAATGGCGATTAATAATGAGACCCCCATTGCGACATAGTGCATTGTTCCGACTTCAAGCGCGACATATTCTCCAAGCCAAGTCGCATAAAGCACCCCTTTCAAGCGGAAGGTGATGAAGAGGAAAAAGATGAACAGACTCGTCGGTAAAGCAATCGCAACAACGGATAACAATGTCCGTTGCCAGTAGGTGACGTTTTGGTTGATGCTCATGCCCAAAACACTCCGTGCCCGGACGAAACGGCGTCCTTTTGATACTTCGCCAGAGCGCATGCTTTCATACGGTTTGATGCGACGGATTAACGACATCGGCACGAGCGTTCCACCCCAATAAATGAGTAACCCAGCTAAGCCGATCAAGAGAATTCGACTCATCGCAATCGGATTGTCCGTCGTGATCCAGAAGGAACCGAGGATCGTCCACGAAATCAGTGCTACGAGCGTACCCAACATCGTCGCCTCAAGGAATAGCAGTTTCGAGATACGTCTCTATTTTGACTCTTTCTGATGTGGTAAGATGAACATAGCTCATAACGAATCCTCCGTTGAATGTGGTGTGGTAGCTTTATTCTACACGAGGTCGTTATGGGTTTTTTGTGTTTTCAGTTAGGTGTTGCACTTAATATTACAATTCGTCAAAAATAAAAAAATAAAAATAGCATTAATAAATCTACAGAATGGGCTATCCTAAATTTATGAGGCAATATAGAACACATGTTCTTTATGATTCCAAGTGTTAATCAGTAAAAAACTATATGTATATTGCGATTGATCAATTAAATAAACAATTCTGAGAGACTTCTTTTTTACAAGGTGATTTTTACAGTGTAGAGAAAACCAGTGAATCCTGTTTTTACGTTCATGACGAAGGTATTTTCAGTTTTCGGTACGACATAGATGACATCGATTTTTGAGTGTAAGGGAGCGTAATAACCTAAGCTTTCTGAATAGGCTTTTTTGTTCAGGTTGATCGTTTCTTCTGGTGTGTAGCTTTTCTTTTGACTATCCATTAATGGGAAAGAAGATGGTTTATAGTCAATATAAGAGTCAGCTGAATCTTCACCCTTTACTTGCATCTCAAGTCTGACGGAGACAGCTTGTTTATTTTTGGGAAGATCCTTGAGTTGGACACGTTTCGCCGAACTGACCATAAACCCACGTTCTTTCATTAAGTTTTTATCACCAGGATAAGTCTGAAGACGGCCTTTGTCCATCAATTCTTCGATGGCATCCTTATTTATTTTCTTCGACTGTTTCTTTTGAACCGGCTCACTCGGTAAATCTTGCAACTTTTGTCCGGTCGTTACGACAGTTGGTTCAGTTTTTGGTTGAACTGTCGTCGTTGTCGTCTCTTCTGCTGCAAAGAAGAATAAACTTGCTGCACCTGCGACCAATACCGTACCGATTGAACCAAGGGCGATTTTGAATTGACGTTCGGTCGCTTTTGTATTCGTTGCGACACTCCCGATCGCAGCGTTTGGTGTGATCCGGACAGCCCGTTGAGCGGGCAAGAGAGCGCCAAGAACACCCGTCACCATCGGAATCAACAACATAATGCTCAAGAAAACGAGTTCGCCTGTTGGAAATTGATTGTAGACGAAGCCGATCATCGCAAGGGCGATCAGTAAGCCGATGATTCCAGCGAAAAGTCCCGTCATCAGTCCTTCGCTTAAGACGAGCGTCCGGATTTGACCGTTTCGCCATCCAGTCGCCTTTAAGACGGCGAGCTGACTCTTCCGTTCGTTGGCGTTTTGCCACATGATCTCGGTCGTCGTGAGGATGGCGATGAGTAAAGCGACGCCCATCGCAACATAATGCATCGTACCGACTTCGAGCGCGACATATTCACCGAGCCATGTCGCATAAAGAACACCTTTTAGTCGGAAGGTGATGAACAGGAAGAAAATGAACAAACTCGTCGGCAAGGCGATGGCAATCGTCGAGAGGATCGTCCGTTGCCAGTAGGTTGCGAGTTGATTGATGCTCATTCCAAGGACACTTTGTGCTCGAACGAACCGACGACCTTTGGAGACTTCACCGGAGCGCATACTCTCGAACGGTTGAATTCGACGGATGAGCGTCATCGGGACGAGCGTACCACCCCAATAAATCAACAGACCAGCGAGTCCGATTAAGATGATCCGTGATAAGGCAATTGGATGATCCGCCGTCAGCCAGAACGAACCGAGGATCGTCCAGGAAATCAAGGCAACGAGTGTCCCGAGTAGAGTCGCTTCAAGGAATAATAATTTTGAGAGCTGACGCGGACGCCAACCGAGCGACAGTAAAATCGCGAATTCTTTCTTGCGGGCATAGAGCAAGATGATATTTGAACTAAAGACATAAACGAGCGCAACAGCGATGACACTGGCGATGATGCCGCTCATGCCGACCTTCGCTTCTTGGAAGATCGCCATCGATGAACCGAGTTTGATCCACGGTTGTTGGACCCATCCGAGTGCCGATTCTCCCTTTAATCCAGGCAAGTAGGTTAAGGCGAGCTGCGGCGAGGAGCCGAGTGTGACATCGGTGATCAGACCGGTCTTGTCCTCGATCTCTTGAGCGACAGCTTTCAACTTCTTCTCACTCGTCGCATTCATTGCCTCGACACCTTTGACGTTGACACGGATAGCAGAAATGGCTTTGTCACCGCGTAACTTAAAGGCGGCATCAAGTGTCGTCAGCATCGATGGTGGTTTCGTCAAGAAGTCATACGGGTCGTTCGTCGGTTTGACGTCGCGAACCGGATTGACGGGTTTCTCGTTCTTATCCATGACCCACTGGGCTTTCGCCGGGAAGTAGGTCTCTATCGGCAGTTCCGTCAACGGGTCCTTCGAGATGTTCAATTTTTTCGGATCGAAGACACCGATGAAGTTCACACGCATCTTGGGAACGGCATCCATGTTGATGGAGGTATCGCCAAAGGATCGTGCTTTTCGATACATCGATCGTTTTGAGATCAGGACGTTTTTCGAGATCTCTTGAGGTGTTACTTGATAAGTGAATGGCCAGCGTTTCGCAAAAGGACTAGCAATCGTTTGATATTCGACAGATGATGGCTTTAGAGATAACCATTCAAAGCTTCCCGGGGGTCTCTCGGGAAATTTATCCTGCAAAATATTCTGCACAAGTTGCTTAGTAGCTTGTTGAGTTGACACGTGATATTCCTTCGAATCATCTACCGGAAGTGTCTTGAGATAGGATTCACCACCTTTTTTCATGACGCCTCGTACCGTATCGACCATCGAGTCGTTGACGATTGGCACATCGACTTTCTCGTAACGTAGAGTCCGTGTCGCATCGACATATTCCTGACTATTCAGAATCAATGGGATACTCCATACGTCATTTCCATAATCGTTTACGACATCGTCTTTCGTGAAATAACGGCTATGGGTGGCTTTCTTAGTCGCCTTGTCAAGTCCGACAAGCTTGGCTTCTGCTTCCGGATCGATTCCGGCAAGCATCGTTGAACTCCCATAACCGATGACCGGATGTTCTCCTAATGCTTGTGGACTGATATCACGGTTCAATCCATCACTCTCTGGAGGAGACCAGCCTGCACCGACAAAAGAAGTTGTCGTCTCCTTTTCTTTCTTTAAACCGGTATCTTGCGTGTCTTGAATCGTAATCTTATAAATGCCTTGATCTTTAAAATCGTATGTCTCTGATTCAGCATAGGTATTATAGTTTCCAATCATCGCAATCGGTGCAGCGACTTCGACGTCCGCAATCTGTTTGATCGTCTCGTATTGCTTGCGGGTGATGCCTCCGTCGAGTCCACTCATGTAGTTCGGTTCAAGCAGATTCAAATCTTCCGTCACGCTCCGACTGCCTTCTGGTCGAACGACGATATCGTACGACGATCCCCAGCGTTTTTGCAGTTCATCGACGACCGTTCCGTTGTTGGCTTGTGTCGTACCGATTAAATAACTGAGTCCGGTACTGACGATCAGGACGCCGACGAGGAGCAGAATGAACCGCTCCTTGTTGCGCCACCAAGAGTTCCAAATGAATTTAAGCATCGGCAAAACCTCGATTCCTTTCAATGATTGGATGGTCCATAGAAAGCTCCTCCTATTGATTAGATTATTGTTTCATGAGGTCGATTTTAACGGTCGTTGGTTTTGGAAAAGCTGGATCAGAAGCGAACAGGACGAACCGTTTTTCTTCGAGTGGCACTTGATAGACTAACTCTACGCGTGATTTATAGGGTGCGAAATATTGAAAGCCATTCTTCCAGGCCTTCTCATTCCGATTCACATAATCAACCGGTTCATAATCCGTGCCATTTAAATCCGTCAAAGCATACCGATTGGGACGATACGTCGTGAATCCGCCCATATCATCCCCTGTATCTTGCATGACGATGGGAACCGTTAAGAAACGATAGCCGGAACGTTGCTTCAGATTCAGTTCTTTTGGTGTGTCAATCAACGCCTCGACATGGAAAGAATCAAACTGATGTTTTGGATTCCCGGGAGATGTCTGAGTGACACCACGCATCATCAATGTTTTGAGTTTTTCTGCGTCGTCTTTAGAAAGGGTAGCAGCTGACGTACTTGCTTCTTCGATATCTTCTAGCGTGATTTTGACGGTCGTCGTTCGTTCGACGGCCTCATCATTTGCAAGTAAGACGAACACTTTTTGATCAACCGGTACTTGGTAAACGAGATCAACCCATGATTTTTTCGAATTGATGTATTGGAATGCATTTTTCCATGCTGTTTCATCGTGATTGACATAATCGACAGGAGTATACTCTTTTCCGTCAAGAGCGATTAACGGGAAGGTTTGCGGTCGATACGACGAAAACGAACCAGCAGCTAATTCATCCTGGTTATGAAGGAAAACTGGAATCGTCACGAAACGATACCCTGATTTCTCTTTAAGCTTTAATTCTTTCGGTGTTGAGACGAGTTTTTTGACGGAGAAGTCATAATTCTTTGCCGCGGGGTCACCCGGGTATGTCTGAATAGCGCCTGCGTTCATTAGTTGTTCTAGTGCCGTATTGTCTTCAGAGGTATGTTTCTTATCAGTAGGATCTTGAGTGAGATTTTTTAATTTTTGTCCGGTCGTTTGTACTTTTGGTGTCGTCATCTCTTTTTGAGCTGTTCTCGTTTCAGGTTCAGCGAGGAGGAATAAACTCGTCGTCCCGATGACGAGGGTAGCAGCGATGCTACCGAGTGCCCATTTGAAGCGACGCTCGGTCAATTGTTGATTATCGTTCACACCACCAATGGCTGCGTTTGGTGTGATCCGTACAGCGCGCTGGGCAGGGAGCAAGGCACCGAAGACGCCTGTCGCCACTGGAATCAGGAGCATAAGGCTCAAGAAACCGAGCTCACTAGTCGGGAACTGATTATAGACGAAACCAATCATCATCAAAGCGACAAGTAGACCAAGGATTCCAGCGAAGAGTCCAGTCATGAGTCCTTCACTGAGGACGAGTAGACGGATTTGACCGTTTCGCCAACCGGTTGCTTTGAGGACAGCAAGCTGGTTCTTTCGTTCATTAACGTTTTGCCACATGATCTCGGTTGTCGTCAGGATCGCAATCAGTAGGGCGACGCCCATTGCGACATAATGCATCGTACCGACTTCGAGCGCGACATATTCACCGAGCCAGGTTGCGTATAAGACTCCTTTTAGTCGGAAAGTGATGAACAAGAAGAAGATGAACAAGCTCGTCGGTAAGGCGATTGCGATGATGGACAGAAGCGTCCGTTGCCAGTAGGTCGCAAGTTGATTGATGCTCATTCCGACGACACTTTGCGCCCGGACGAAACGCCGTCCCTTTGAAACTTCGCCGGAGCGCATGCTTTCAAACGGTTGAATCCGACGGATGAGTAACGTCGGAACAATCGTACCGCCCCAATAAATCAATAGTCCGGATAGCCCAATCAAGATGATGCGTCCAAGAGCAATCGAGTGATCCGCTGTTATCCAAAATGATCCGAGAATCGCCCAAGCGATGAGTGCGACTAGTGTACCGAGAAGTGTCGCCTCAAGGAAGAGGAGTTTAGACAGCTGACGTGATCGCCAGCCGAGCGATAGCAGGATCGCGAATTCTTTTTTGCGGGCATAGAGTAAAATGATGTTCGAGCTGAAGACATAGACGAGCGCGACAGCAATGACGCTCGCGATGATGCCACTCATCCCGACTTTTGCCTCTTGAAAAATCGCAATCGACGAGCCGAGCTTGATCCACGGTTGTTGAACCCAGCCGAGCGCTGATTCTCCTTTTAGACCTGGTAAATAAGTCAAGGCGAGTTGAGGGGAGGAACCGAGTGTGACGTCCGTGATCAAACCAGTTTTATCCTCGATTTCCTGAGCGACAGCTTGCAACTTTTTCTCACTTGTCGCATTCATCGTCTCGACCCCTTTGACGTTGACACGAATCGCAGAAATCGCTTTATCCCCGCGGAGCTTAAAGGCAGCATCGAGTGTCGTCAGCATCGATGGTGGTTTCGTCAGGAAGTCATAGGCATCGTTGGCGGGTTTAACGTCACGGACGGGATTGACTGGACGATCGTTTTGATCCATGACCCATTGCGCCTTTGCCGGGAAGTAGGTCTCCATCGGAAGTTCGGTTAAGGGGTCTTTTGAAACATCGAGTTTCCCTGGGTTAAAGACGCCGATGAAGTTGAGATGGACTTGTTTCCAGCCTTTAAAGCCACCTTCGAATTCACGTGCTTCACGGTACATACTTCGCTTGAAGAGTAATGATTCCTTGGCAACCTCTTTTGGTTGGACCTGATAGGTAAATGGCCAACGGGAGCCGAACGGACTTTTAATCGTTTTGTATTCAACCGGTGAGGGCTTTAATGAAATGGAGGACAGTGAATTACTATTGTTCGTATCGCCAGTTGGCAAGGTGTTTTTAAGGATACCGTCCACAAGCTTTTTTTGGACGTCTTGAGTCGTAATCGTGTAGGAAATAGGATCCTCTACTGGTAGCTTACTGAGGTATGCTTTCCCACCTTTTTCTTCAATCTTCTGGACCATATCGCCAATTCCGGTTGAAGAGAAAGGAACGTCTACTTTTTCGTATGTATAGGTGCGGGTCGCATCGACGTATTCACGAGAATTCAATAAAATCGGGATTTGTGTCGCTTGGTCTCCGTACGAAGCGGGAAGATCGGTTTCGGTGAAGAAACGGCTGTATGTTCCGGTTGTAGTCGCTTTTTTCAAACCGACGAGCTGATCTTCGGCTGTAGGATCGATTCCAGCAATCATGACTTGTGAGCCATAGTCATAAAGGGGTTGTTCGCCGAGTTGTAAAGGGGAGACGCCTGCGCGCGTTGCATCACCCATTGGTTCCCAGCCGGCAGCGAGAAACGTTGACATGGTATAAGATTCTTTTTGGAGCCCTGTGTTTTGAGAGTCCTTGAT from the Exiguobacterium oxidotolerans JCM 12280 genome contains:
- a CDS encoding ABC transporter permease — translated: MGTLVALISWTILGSFWITTDNPIAMSRILLIGLAGLLIYWGGTLVPMSLIRRIKPYESMRSGEVSKGRRFVRARSVLGMSINQNVTYWQRTLLSVVAIALPTSLFIFFLFITFRLKGVLYATWLGEYVALEVGTMHYVAMGVSLLIAILTTTEIMWQNVNERKSQLAVLKATGWRDGQVRLLVLSEGMITGLCAGVIGLLTALGMIGFVYGQFPVQELGFLSIMLFIPVITGVLGALLPAQRAVRITPNAALGSIVENTQATERRFKWALGSIATSLCVGVASLFLFASTESSTAPQQSAPLKQQTNGQKLKDLSSEKKSSNDSNTVNQETALKKLMKRGVIQTYPGDPKAKYELFYAKPLIPTPKKLDLKEKSGYRYITILVFMHNSDTRSEGAYSNYRPGTFTLTSLDGKEYSSVDYVNHNEKALKYGYQYISPYKSLVDLVYQVPIDQKVFVLYAADEAFPKPTTVKIELEGS
- a CDS encoding ABC transporter permease; the protein is MLKFIWNSWWRNKERFILLLVGVLIVSTGLSYLIGTTQANNGTVVDELQKRWGSSYDIVVRPEGSRSVTEDLNLLEPNYMSGLDGGITRKQYETIKKITDVEVAAPIAMIGYTSTSSSVGTHTVNEEGIYRLKIKDSQNTGLQKESYTMSTFLAAGWEPMGDATRAGVSPLQLGEQPLYDYGSQVMIAGIDPTAEDQLVGLKKATTTGTYSRFFTETDLPASYGDQATQIPILLNSREYVDATRTYTYEKVDVPFSSTGIGDMVQKIEEKGGKAYLSKLPVEDPISYTITTQDVQKKLVDGILKNTLPTGDTNNSNSLSSISLKPSPVEYKTIKSPFGSRWPFTYQVQPKEVAKESLLFKRSMYREAREFEGGFKGWKQVHLNFIGVFNPGKLDVSKDPLTELPMETYFPAKAQWVMDQNDRPVNPVRDVKPANDAYDFLTKPPSMLTTLDAAFKLRGDKAISAIRVNVKGVETMNATSEKKLQAVAQEIEDKTGLITDVTLGSSPQLALTYLPGLKGESALGWVQQPWIKLGSSIAIFQEAKVGMSGIIASVIAVALVYVFSSNIILLYARKKEFAILLSLGWRSRQLSKLLFLEATLLGTLVALIAWAILGSFWITADHSIALGRIILIGLSGLLIYWGGTIVPTLLIRRIQPFESMRSGEVSKGRRFVRAQSVVGMSINQLATYWQRTLLSIIAIALPTSLFIFFLFITFRLKGVLYATWLGEYVALEVGTMHYVAMGVALLIAILTTTEIMWQNVNERKNQLAVLKATGWRNGQIRLLVLSEGLMTGLFAGILGLLVALMMIGFVYNQFPTSELGFLSLMLLIPVATGVFGALLPAQRAVRITPNAAIGGVNDNQQLTERRFKWALGSIAATLVIGTTSLFLLAEPETRTAQKEMTTPKVQTTGQKLKNLTQDPTDKKHTSEDNTALEQLMNAGAIQTYPGDPAAKNYDFSVKKLVSTPKELKLKEKSGYRFVTIPVFLHNQDELAAGSFSSYRPQTFPLIALDGKEYTPVDYVNHDETAWKNAFQYINSKKSWVDLVYQVPVDQKVFVLLANDEAVERTTTVKITLEDIEEASTSAATLSKDDAEKLKTLMMRGVTQTSPGNPKHQFDSFHVEALIDTPKELNLKQRSGYRFLTVPIVMQDTGDDMGGFTTYRPNRYALTDLNGTDYEPVDYVNRNEKAWKNGFQYFAPYKSRVELVYQVPLEEKRFVLFASDPAFPKPTTVKIDLMKQ
- a CDS encoding ABC transporter permease encodes the protein MLKFIWNSWWRNKERFILLLVGVLIVSTGLSYLIGTTQANNGTVVDELQKRWGSSYDIVVRPEGSRSVTEDLNLLEPNYMSGLDGGITRKQYETIKQIADVEVAAPIAMIGNYNTYAESETYDFKDQGIYKITIQDTQDTGLKKEKETTTSFVGAGWSPPESDGLNRDISPQALGEHPVIGYGSSTMLAGIDPEAEAKLVGLDKATKKATHSRYFTKDDVVNDYGNDVWSIPLILNSQEYVDATRTLRYEKVDVPIVNDSMVDTVRGVMKKGGESYLKTLPVDDSKEYHVSTQQATKQLVQNILQDKFPERPPGSFEWLSLKPSSVEYQTIASPFAKRWPFTYQVTPQEISKNVLISKRSMYRKARSFGDTSINMDAVPKMRVNFIGVFDPKKLNISKDPLTELPIETYFPAKAQWVMDKNEKPVNPVRDVKPTNDPYDFLTKPPSMLTTLDAAFKLRGDKAISAIRVNVKGVEAMNATSEKKLKAVAQEIEDKTGLITDVTLGSSPQLALTYLPGLKGESALGWVQQPWIKLGSSMAIFQEAKVGMSGIIASVIAVALVYVFSSNIILLYARKKEFAILLSLGWRPRQLSKLLFLEATLLGTLVALISWTILGSFWLTADHPIALSRIILIGLAGLLIYWGGTLVPMTLIRRIQPFESMRSGEVSKGRRFVRAQSVLGMSINQLATYWQRTILSTIAIALPTSLFIFFLFITFRLKGVLYATWLGEYVALEVGTMHYVAMGVALLIAILTTTEIMWQNANERKSQLAVLKATGWRNGQIRTLVLSEGLMTGLFAGIIGLLIALAMIGFVYNQFPTGELVFLSIMLLIPMVTGVLGALLPAQRAVRITPNAAIGSVATNTKATERQFKIALGSIGTVLVAGAASLFFFAAEETTTTTVQPKTEPTVVTTGQKLQDLPSEPVQKKQSKKINKDAIEELMDKGRLQTYPGDKNLMKERGFMVSSAKRVQLKDLPKNKQAVSVRLEMQVKGEDSADSYIDYKPSSFPLMDSQKKSYTPEETINLNKKAYSESLGYYAPLHSKIDVIYVVPKTENTFVMNVKTGFTGFLYTVKITL